Within Gaiella occulta, the genomic segment CACGATCTGGCTGAAGATGACGCCGGAGTTGCCGCGCGCGCCCATGAGAGCGGCGCGGGAGAGCTCGCGCGCCACGGCCTCGTGACCGTCGGCGCTGGAGCGGTCGAGCGCCTCGACGATCGCGCGCACGGTGAGGGTCAGGTTCGTGCCCGTGTCGCCGTCCGGCACCGGGTAGACGTTGAGATCGTCGATGCGCCGGCGGTTCGTCTCGAGGTTGTGCAGAGCCGCCCTGGCGATCTCGCGCGCCCGGTCGAGGTTCACGGGGACCGCCTGACGTCCTCGATGCTCACCTCGACGGCGGCGACCGTGAGCCCGGTCTGGCGCTCGACCTCGTAGCCGACGCGGCTGCGCACGGTGGAGGCGACCTCGGCGAGGTTGAGGCCGTACTCGACGACGACGTGGAGGTCGATCTCGAGGCCGCCGTCGCGCGCCTTCACCTCGATGCCGTCGGTGAGCTTGTCGCGGCCGGGAAGCCGCGGGAAGCGGCGGCCCGCCATGCCGACGATGCCGTAGCTCTCCGCGGCGACGTGGCCGACGATCTGCGCCACCGCCTCGGAGGAGACGCTGATGCGCCCGAGGTCGGACGTCCGTGCGAGATGAGTGCCCCTGTCCACGCCGCGAGGTTAGACGACGGGGGCAGGCGGGGGGTTGCGCCTCAGACGGCCTTCGTGACCTTGCCGGCCTTGAGGCAGCGCGTGCAGACGTAGGCGCGGGTGGCCTTGCCGTCGAGCAGCATGCGGACGCGCTGGAGGTTCGGGTTGAAGCGGCGCTTGGTGGCGACCATGGAATGGCTCCGGTTGTTGCCGAAGCCGGGCTTCTTCCCGCAGATGGAGCAGACCTTGGACATGCGGCGACGGATGGTACCGAAGGGCGCGGGCGCGGGCGCGGCGCTACCGCGCCGCGGCGGCCCGGAGGTTCGCGAACACGTCCGCCATCTCGAGCCCGGTGCGCACGGCCTCGGCGCCCTTGTCGACACGGCTGTCCGCCTGATCGGCGCGGTCGAGCGTGAGCACGCCGAAGGCGACCGGCACGCCGGTCTCGATCGCGGCGAGCTGGAGCCCGCTGGCGGTCTCACCGGAGACGTAGTCGAAGTGCGGGGTGTCGCCGCGGATGACGCAGCCGAGCGCGACGATGCACGCGAAGCGGCGCGTCTTGGCGAGGGCCATCGCAGCGAGCGGTAGCTCGAACGCGCCGGGAACGGGCATCACCGTGATCGCGCCGCGGGCGACGCCGCGCGTCTCGAGCTCGGCGAGCGCCGACTCGAGCAGCCGCGTCGTGACGTCCCCGTTGAAGCGCGCGACGACGATGCCGACTGCGCGGCGCTCTCCCACCGGCTGCCCCTCGAGCACCGCGAACCCGGGCGGCACCGTGAGCTCGCCGGGAGCGTGCTCCATCGTGGCGGAGACGTGATCCGCGAGCGGAGCGGCCGGCTCGCCCGTGTCGGGCACGGCGGCGGCCTCGTCGTCGGGCTCGCGGTCGATCACGGGCTCGTCGGACTCGGGCCAGCCCTCGAGGACGTTCTCGGCCGCCGCCTCGAGATCGGGCCCGTCAGGCTCCTGCGCCTCGTCCGCGGCTCCGCGCCGCGGGACATCGCCGCCCCACTGCGGGGTGTCGAACCGTTCGCTCATCGTCTCAGCCTCCGTCTCGGGACGACTCGGGATCGAAGCGCACGCGCTGGTGGTGCACCTTCCCTCCGATCGTGTGCCCGAGCTTGTCACGCTTCGCCTCCAGATAGCGCCGGTTCTCGTCGTTCGGCACGATCTCGATCGGCTCCTGCGAGACGACGGAGAGCCCGAAGCCGGCGATGCCGCTGATCTTCTTGGGGTTGTTCGTGAGCACCCGGATCGTGCTGAGCCCGAGGTCGGCGAGGATCTGCGAGCCGATCCCGTACTCGCGCGCGTCGGCGACGAGGCCCAGCCGGAGGTTCGCCTCGACCGTGTCGAGCCCCTGCTCCTGGAGCTCGTACGCGCGCAGCTTGTTGAGGAGCCCGATGCCGCGGCCCTCCTGCGCGAGGTAGAGCAGGACGCCGGCGCCCTCTTCCTCGATGCGGGCGAGGGCGTGCTCGAGCTGCTCGCCGCAGTCGCAGCGCATCGAGTGGAAGACGTCGCCGGTGAGGCACTCGGAGTGGACGCGCACGAGCACGTTCTCGGCGCCGTCGACGTCGCCCTTGACGAGCGCGACGTGGTTCTTGCCGGTCAGCGTCTCCTGGTAGGCGACGGCCTGGAACTCGCCGTGGGCGGTGGGGAGCCGCACCGAGGCGACGCGCTCCACGAGCTTCTCGTGCTTGCGGCGGTACTCGATCAGGTCGGCGACGGTGACCATCTTCAGCCCGTGCCGCTCGCAGTATCCGACGAGGTCGGGGACGCGGGCCATCGTGCCGTCGTCGTTCATGATCTCGCAGACGACGCCGGCGGGGGTGAGCCCGGCGAGGCGTGCCAGGTCGACGGCCGCCTCGGTCTGGCCGGAGCGCTGCAGCACGCCGCCCGGGCGGGCCTGCAGCGGGAAGACGTGGCCCGGCTGGACGAGGTCGGAGGCGGACGCGGTGGGGTCGATCGCCACCTGGATCGTGTGGGCGCGGTCTGCGGCGGAGATACCCGTCGAGACGCCCTCGCGCGCCTCGATCGACACCGTGAACGCGGTGCCGTACGGCGTCTCGTTCTGATCGGTCATCTGGCGCAGGCCGAGCTCGGAGCAGCGCTCGGGCGTCAGGCAGAGGCAGATGAGGCCGCGCCCGTGCATCGCCATGAAGTTGACCGCCTCGGGCGTCACGAACTGGGCTGCGATCGTGAGGTCGCCTTCGTTCTCGCGGTCCTCGTCGTCCACCACGACCACGAAGCGGCCGGAGCGAATCTCCTCCAGTGCCTCCTCGATGGTGGCGAACGGCGTCGTCTCGGGCATCGCGGTCACGCGGCTGATGGTAGCCCGGCGGAGCTCATCCCCGGGCGACGAGCCGCTCGACGTACTTCGCGAGCACGTCGACCTCGAGGTTGACGGGCCGTCCGGGGGCGATCTCGGCGAGCGTCGTCTCGGCGAGCGTGTGCGGGATCAGCGCCAGGCCGAAGGCGTCGTCGTGCAGCTCGGCGATCGTGAGCGAGACGCCCTCGACGGCGATCGAGCCCTTCTCGACGCAGTAGCGGAGGAGGTCGTCGGGCGCCTCGACGATGACGCGGAGGCCCTCTCCCTCGGCCTCGACCGACTGCACGCGGCCGACGCCGTCGACGTGCCCCTGCACGATGTGGCCGCCCATCGCGTCGCCCGCCCGCAGCGCCGGCTCGAGGTTCACCTGGGCGCCCGCGGACAGCCCCGCGAGCGTCGTGCGGCGCAGCGTCTCCGGCACGGCGTGGAACGCGATGCGCTCGCCGTCGATCGACTCCGCCGTCAGGCAGACGCCGTTGATCGCGACGGAGCCTCCGACCTCCACCACGGGAGCGGTGCGCGGCGCGTCGATCTCCAGCCGCACGCCGTCGTCGCCGCCCGCGAGCGAGGCGATGCGGCCGACCTCGCGCACGATGCCCGTGAACATGGCGCAAGGCTACATCCGCGCGGAGGGCGGTCGCGCCCGGCGGCGGGCGCGCTCAGGGCTCGCGGACGTACGCCTCGAGCAGCACGTCGTCGCCGACCTGCCGCGCCGAGAGGCGCGTGAGCCCGACGGGAGCGGCGAGGTCGCCGAGCAGCCGCGGGCCGTCGCCCGACAGCAGCGGGGCGACGAACAGGAGCAGCCTGTCGACGAGGCCCTGCTCGAGGAACGCGGTCGCGAGCGTCGGGCCGCCCTCGAGCAGCAGCGACTGCACGCCCTCGGCGGCCAGCGCGGCCAGCTCCTCCGCGAGCGGGCCGCTGCGCAGCTCGAGCTCGCACCCGTCCGGCAGCGGACCGCGGCCGAACGCGAGCCGGCGCGGCTGCCGGGTGACGGGGACGTCGCGCGCGTCGAGCCGCGGCGCGTCGGCGCGGACGGTGCCCATGCCGACGGCGACCGCGTCGGAGGCGGCGCGCAGCTCGTGCACGAGCCGGCGCGACGGGGCGCCGGTGACCCAGCGCACGCCGGGAACGGTGACGCGTCCGTCGAGCGTCGCTGCCGCCTTGCAGGTCACGAACGGGCGCCCGAGCGCCTTCCAGGTGCGCCACGCCTCGTTCTGGCGGCGCGCCTCGAAGCGGTCGTCGAGCTCCACCTCGACGCCTGCGGCGCGGAGCGCGTCGAGGCCGCCGGCGGCCTCGGGGTCGGGGTCGAGGCAGCCCGCGACGACCCGCGCGATGCCCGCGGCGCGGATCGCGTCGACGCAGGGCGGCGTGCGCCCGTGGTGGGCGCAGGGCTCCATCGTCACGTACAGGGTGGCGCCGAGCGCGCGCTCGCCCGCGGCCGCGAGCGCCACGATCTCGCCGTGCCGTCCGCCGTACGGCTCCGTCACGCCCTCGCCGACGACCTCGCCGCCGTGCTCGACGACGGCTCCCACCGTGGGATTGGGGTAGGCGACGCCGAGCCTCTCCGCCGCCAGCGCGAGCGCCCGCTCGAGGCTCATGCGCAGGCGGCGGCGATGCGGCGGTAGGCGGCGCCGGGGTCGGGATCGCCGAAGACGGCGCTGCCCGCGACGAGCAGCGCGGCGCCGGCGGCGCGCGCGGCCGCGGCGTTGCCCTCCCCCACGCCGCCGTCGACCTGGATCGGCACCTCGACGAGCTGCCGCAGGCGTGCGATCCGTGCGAGCGCCTGCGGCATGAACGCCTGGCCGGAGTAGCCGGGATGGATGCTCATGCAGAGCACGATCTCGGCTCCCGCCTCGGCGGCGAGGGCCGCCGCCGCCTCGGGCTCCGTCTCGGGATTGAAGGCGACGCCGACGGCGAGCCCGAGCGCGCGCGCCGCCGCGGCGACGCCGGCGGCGTCTGCGGTCGCCTCGACGTGGAACGTGACAGCGTCCGCGCCCGACGCCGCCAGCTCGGCGAAGTGGTGCGCGGGATCGGTGACCATGAGATGGCAGTCGAGCACGCCGCCGCGCTCGTGGATCCGCGGCGCGATCGAGCGCAGCACGACGGGTCCGATCGTCACCGGCGGCACGAAGTGCCCGTCGCCGATGTCGAAGTGGAAGATGCGGCAGCCGGCGTCGAGCAGCGACTCGATCTGCGCGCCGAGCCGCATGAAATCGGCCGCGTACAGCGACGGCTCGATCTCGACGTCCCCCCGCATCCAGTCGCTCCAGCCCACGACGTCGATCTTACGGCCGCCGCGTCCTCTCGCGCGCGGGAGAGGGCGCGCCCGCCGTCAGGGAACGCGCAGCCGGGCGACGAAGAACCCGGCGCCGCCGTGGACGTGTGGAAGCGTCCGCAGGAAGTCGGGTCGCGCCTGGTGGCGGAAGCGCGGCCACTCCTCCCCCAGGGTGGGGTCGACCGCGAGCCCCGAGGCGTCGACGACGGCCTCGCACTCGTCGGCGTTGATCGTGCAGACCGAGTAGACGACCGTGCCGCCGTGTCGTACGCGCGCCGCGGCCGCCTGGAGCAGCTCGAGCTGCAGCTCGGCGAGCGGCTGCGAGCGCCAGCGCAGGTCGGGGCGGGCGGCGAGCACGCCGAGGCCCGAGCACGGCGCGTCGACGAGCGCCCGGTCGAAGCCGTCGAGCGCCGGCGGCAGCGCACGCCCGTCGGCGCAGACGACGGTGACGCCGCGGGCGCCGAGCCGGCGCGCGTTGTCCTCCAGCTCGCGCGCGCGGGCCTCGTTCAGCTCGACCGCCACGACCTCTCCGGCCAGCATCGTCGCCTTCCCGCCCGGGGCCGCGCACAGGTCGAGCACCCGCTCGCCGGCGCGGGAGCCGACCGCGAGGCCCGCGAGCTGCGAGCCGCGGCTCTGCGGCCAGATCCTCCCCTCCGCGAGCGCGGCCCCGTCGACGCGGTCGACGTGCCACGCCCCCGGGATCCCCGCGTCGGGCGTGCCGTCGATCGTGCCCCTGACGAGCCGCACGACCGTCTCGGGCGGCTCGTTCTGCGCCCGCATCAGCGCACGGGCGCCGTCCGCCCCGAGATCGCGCCACCACGTCTCGGCCACCCAGTCGGGATACGAGTGGCGCAGGGCCGCCTCGGCGGGGGTGGACTCGGGCAGCGCCTCGACGAGCTCGCGCGCCCCCTCGGCGAGGCGGCGCAGCACGGCGTTCGTGAAGGCCACCGCCCGCTCCAGCCCTGCCCGGCGGACGAGCTCCACCGACTCGTTCACCGCGGCGTAGCGCGGTACGCCGTCGAGGAACGCGAGCTGGTAGGCGCCCAGCCGCAGCGCCGCCCGCACCGGTGCGTCGAGGCGCCGCAGCGGGCGGCGGCCGAGCGTCTCGATCGCGTGGTCGAGCGTGCGCGCACGCTGCACCGCGCCGTAGGCGAGCTGCCGGGCGAGCGCCGCGTCACGCGGATCGAGGCGCTCGGCGGCGACGCGCAGCGCACGGTCGGCGTAGGCCTCCTCCTCGAACACCCGGCGCAGCACCTCGAATGCCGCGAGGCGCGCCGGGGAGATCAGCGCAGGCCGCGGAGCCACGACTCGACGTCCATCCGGCGCCCGCCGTCCGGCTGCACCTCGAGCGGCTCGAAGGAGCCGTCCTCCCCCACCCGGGCCCGCCAGACGGTGACCGGGCGGCCGTGCAGCTGCGCGCGGGCGCCGATGTGCGGCGAGAGAGCGCGCACGCGCCGCACGAGCAGCTCGGCCGGCAGCGAGAGGTCGAGCACGCGATCCTCCGCGCCGATCTTCTCGGCGTACACGACGTCCTCCTCGCGCTGCGGCGTGAACACGATCCGCGGCCGGGCGAGCAGGTCGTCGAGCAGGCGCGCGGCGACCTCCGCGGCGCGCGCGAACACCGCGCCCGCGTCGTCGTCCGGCCCGATCGGGAACGCCTCCCGCGCCGCGACCGGCCCCGCGTCGAGCTCCTTCACCGTCTCGTGGATCGTGACCCCCGTCTCCGTGTCGCCCGCGAGAATGGCCCGCTCGACGGGGGCGGCGCCGCGCCAGCGCGGCAACAGCGACGGGTGGACGTTGAGGAAGCGGCGCTCGGCGAGCAGCTGCTCGGGGACGAGCGGACCGTAGGCGCACACGACGACGGTGTCGGCCCCGAGGTCGAGGCCCGCGGCGGGACGATCGGGCTGCAGGACGGGAATCCCAAGCCGCTCCGCGACGCGCTTCGCGGGCGGCGCGGCGAGCTTGCGCCCGCGTCCCCCGGGCGCGTCCGGCCGCGTCAGCAGGCGGGTGATCTCGTGACGCGCGGCGAGGCGCTCGAGCACGTCCGCGCCGAACGGAGCCGTCGCCGCGACGGCGATCCGCGCCAACCGCTACCTCGAGAGGATCAGCCTCGGACGCAGGCGCGAGAGCGCCTCGCGCCGCGACGCCGGATCGGTGCGGTCGATGATCAGCGTGCCGTCGAGATGGTCGAGCTCGTGCTGCACGACGCGCGCCGGCAGGCCCTCGAGCTCGAGCGTCACCGGCTCTCCGCCCGCGTCCCTGCCCTCGATCGTCACCTCGACGGGGCGCTCCACGGGGACGCGCACGGGGCCCAGCGACAGGCAGCCCTCCTCGTCGACCTCCTCGGGGCCGGCGGAAGCCGTGATCACCGGGTTCACGAGCACCCTGTCGGCGCCGTCGTGGTGGAACACGAACAGCCGCCGCAGGATGCCGACCTGGGTCGCCGCGAGCCCGACGCCATCCGCGTCGTGCATGAGCGCGATCATGCGCTCCGCGAGCCGGGCGAGCTCGTCGTCGAACGCCTCGACCTCGTTCGCGCGCATGCGCAGCACGGGATCGCCGTACTGCCGCACCTGCGACAGCGCGACGCGCCGCCGCAGGTCGCTCTCTGCGTCCTCCTGCTCGCGCTCGTCGTCGTAGGCGTCGTCGTGCTCGTGCCCGTCGCCGTCGTGGTCGTGATCGTGGTGATGGTCGTGGGCCATGGCGCGAGTGTAGCCCGGCCTACAGCGATTGCGGGTCGACGTCGACGACGGCCGTGAGGCCGGACTTCCGCAGCGCCGGCCCCGCCGCCGCCAGCAGCGCCGCCGCCTGCCGCGCGAGACGGCGCGGCTCGGAGGTCTTCGCCACGAGCTGTGCGCGGTGGCGGCCGCGCAGCCGCAGGAGCGGCGCGGGTCCGAGCACCTGCGCGTCGACGGAGGCGAGGCCCTCGCGCACCTCGCGCAGCAGCCGCGCCGGGCCGCTCGCGTCGGGCCCTGAGGCGACGACGGTGACGAGGTGGCGCAGCGGCGGGTAGGCGAGCGCCGCGCGGCGCTCGATCTCCTCCGCGAGGAAGCCGGCGACGTCGTGGCGCTGGGCGAACCGCAGCGGCGTCGCCTCCGGCTGGAAGGTCTGCACGAGCACGAGGCCGGGGGCGTCGCGGCCGCTGCGCCCCGCGAGCTGGGTGACGAGCTGGAAGGTGCGCTCCTCGGCGCGGAAGTCGGGCAGCGCGAGCCCGGTGTCGGCGTCGACGACCGCGGCGAGCTCGACGCCCGCGAAGTGATGGCCCTTCGCCACCATCTGCGTCCCGATCAGCACGGCGCGATCGGCGGCGCGGAAGCGTTCGATCGTCGCACGCAGGGCACCGGGCTCGGCGGCGGTGTCGGCGTCGAGCCGGATGCGCTCGAGCTCGGGAACGTGACGCTCGAGCTCCGTCTCGAGCCGCTGCGTGCCGGCGCCGATCTGTGCGAGCTGCGACGATCCGCAGGCAGGGCACGCCTCGGGCACCGGCTCGGAGAAGCCGCAGTGGTGGCAGTGCAGGCGGCCGTCGCGGTGCAGCGTCAGCGCCA encodes:
- a CDS encoding thiamine phosphate synthase, translating into MGWSDWMRGDVEIEPSLYAADFMRLGAQIESLLDAGCRIFHFDIGDGHFVPPVTIGPVVLRSIAPRIHERGGVLDCHLMVTDPAHHFAELAASGADAVTFHVEATADAAGVAAAARALGLAVGVAFNPETEPEAAAALAAEAGAEIVLCMSIHPGYSGQAFMPQALARIARLRQLVEVPIQVDGGVGEGNAAAARAAGAALLVAGSAVFGDPDPGAAYRRIAAACA
- the ribH gene encoding 6,7-dimethyl-8-ribityllumazine synthase: MSERFDTPQWGGDVPRRGAADEAQEPDGPDLEAAAENVLEGWPESDEPVIDREPDDEAAAVPDTGEPAAPLADHVSATMEHAPGELTVPPGFAVLEGQPVGERRAVGIVVARFNGDVTTRLLESALAELETRGVARGAITVMPVPGAFELPLAAMALAKTRRFACIVALGCVIRGDTPHFDYVSGETASGLQLAAIETGVPVAFGVLTLDRADQADSRVDKGAEAVRTGLEMADVFANLRAAAAR
- a CDS encoding Asp23/Gls24 family envelope stress response protein, which produces MDRGTHLARTSDLGRISVSSEAVAQIVGHVAAESYGIVGMAGRRFPRLPGRDKLTDGIEVKARDGGLEIDLHVVVEYGLNLAEVASTVRSRVGYEVERQTGLTVAAVEVSIEDVRRSP
- the rpmB gene encoding 50S ribosomal protein L28; this encodes MSKVCSICGKKPGFGNNRSHSMVATKRRFNPNLQRVRMLLDGKATRAYVCTRCLKAGKVTKAV
- a CDS encoding methionyl-tRNA formyltransferase, whose product is MARIAVAATAPFGADVLERLAARHEITRLLTRPDAPGGRGRKLAAPPAKRVAERLGIPVLQPDRPAAGLDLGADTVVVCAYGPLVPEQLLAERRFLNVHPSLLPRWRGAAPVERAILAGDTETGVTIHETVKELDAGPVAAREAFPIGPDDDAGAVFARAAEVAARLLDDLLARPRIVFTPQREEDVVYAEKIGAEDRVLDLSLPAELLVRRVRALSPHIGARAQLHGRPVTVWRARVGEDGSFEPLEVQPDGGRRMDVESWLRGLR
- a CDS encoding bifunctional 3,4-dihydroxy-2-butanone-4-phosphate synthase/GTP cyclohydrolase II, coding for MPETTPFATIEEALEEIRSGRFVVVVDDEDRENEGDLTIAAQFVTPEAVNFMAMHGRGLICLCLTPERCSELGLRQMTDQNETPYGTAFTVSIEAREGVSTGISAADRAHTIQVAIDPTASASDLVQPGHVFPLQARPGGVLQRSGQTEAAVDLARLAGLTPAGVVCEIMNDDGTMARVPDLVGYCERHGLKMVTVADLIEYRRKHEKLVERVASVRLPTAHGEFQAVAYQETLTGKNHVALVKGDVDGAENVLVRVHSECLTGDVFHSMRCDCGEQLEHALARIEEEGAGVLLYLAQEGRGIGLLNKLRAYELQEQGLDTVEANLRLGLVADAREYGIGSQILADLGLSTIRVLTNNPKKISGIAGFGLSVVSQEPIEIVPNDENRRYLEAKRDKLGHTIGGKVHHQRVRFDPESSRDGG
- the ribD gene encoding bifunctional diaminohydroxyphosphoribosylaminopyrimidine deaminase/5-amino-6-(5-phosphoribosylamino)uracil reductase RibD, coding for MSLERALALAAERLGVAYPNPTVGAVVEHGGEVVGEGVTEPYGGRHGEIVALAAAGERALGATLYVTMEPCAHHGRTPPCVDAIRAAGIARVVAGCLDPDPEAAGGLDALRAAGVEVELDDRFEARRQNEAWRTWKALGRPFVTCKAAATLDGRVTVPGVRWVTGAPSRRLVHELRAASDAVAVGMGTVRADAPRLDARDVPVTRQPRRLAFGRGPLPDGCELELRSGPLAEELAALAAEGVQSLLLEGGPTLATAFLEQGLVDRLLLFVAPLLSGDGPRLLGDLAAPVGLTRLSARQVGDDVLLEAYVREP
- the def gene encoding peptide deformylase: MAHDHHHDHDHDGDGHEHDDAYDDEREQEDAESDLRRRVALSQVRQYGDPVLRMRANEVEAFDDELARLAERMIALMHDADGVGLAATQVGILRRLFVFHHDGADRVLVNPVITASAGPEEVDEEGCLSLGPVRVPVERPVEVTIEGRDAGGEPVTLELEGLPARVVQHELDHLDGTLIIDRTDPASRREALSRLRPRLILSR
- a CDS encoding transcription antitermination factor NusB; the encoded protein is MAPRPALISPARLAAFEVLRRVFEEEAYADRALRVAAERLDPRDAALARQLAYGAVQRARTLDHAIETLGRRPLRRLDAPVRAALRLGAYQLAFLDGVPRYAAVNESVELVRRAGLERAVAFTNAVLRRLAEGARELVEALPESTPAEAALRHSYPDWVAETWWRDLGADGARALMRAQNEPPETVVRLVRGTIDGTPDAGIPGAWHVDRVDGAALAEGRIWPQSRGSQLAGLAVGSRAGERVLDLCAAPGGKATMLAGEVVAVELNEARARELEDNARRLGARGVTVVCADGRALPPALDGFDRALVDAPCSGLGVLAARPDLRWRSQPLAELQLELLQAAAARVRHGGTVVYSVCTINADECEAVVDASGLAVDPTLGEEWPRFRHQARPDFLRTLPHVHGGAGFFVARLRVP
- a CDS encoding riboflavin synthase, whose amino-acid sequence is MFTGIVREVGRIASLAGGDDGVRLEIDAPRTAPVVEVGGSVAINGVCLTAESIDGERIAFHAVPETLRRTTLAGLSAGAQVNLEPALRAGDAMGGHIVQGHVDGVGRVQSVEAEGEGLRVIVEAPDDLLRYCVEKGSIAVEGVSLTIAELHDDAFGLALIPHTLAETTLAEIAPGRPVNLEVDVLAKYVERLVARG